The following are encoded in a window of Castanea sativa cultivar Marrone di Chiusa Pesio chromosome 9, ASM4071231v1 genomic DNA:
- the LOC142608931 gene encoding uncharacterized protein LOC142608931 produces the protein MDTMSRALRQAARSPFSRDIESAPMPSRFTRLPFNSYTGKTNPVEHLVDALLSMKMGAGETLPNYASRYWELYNEIGGGNEKIAASTFRMGLPEEFGLRESLTLKPPEDMRQLMRRIEEYKRLEDDWLQSKGKEPIISYPRNNGFNPRHRKDLRIQELGPAVGGVNVTFKELLVKAGHLKEFLVETGNQETGQADRLRRNPLPPPLGVIEVIHAASRAIKAPTTKGVLTVVSAKGSASEQPPGKKPRYSRQSTAFDDDDLEGTTQPHHDALIVTARIRGFVVKRIMIDQGSGTNVMYPDLYRGLGLKKGDLSKYDTPLMGFDRHMVILEGQISLPVIMGGREVMVTFIVVASFSPYTAIFGRPWIHDMEAVLSTLHIKVKFRTDEGITVIRGDQQVAKQCLVAMAIKQTEQKESAEKAPL, from the exons ATGGATACCATGAGCCGAGCATTACGTCAAGCTGCTCGGTCTCCGTTCTCTAGAGATATCGAGAGCGCGCCTATGCCGAGCCGGTTCACACGCCTACCGTTCAATTCCTACACTGGGAAGACaaacccggtggaacat CTCGTGGACgcgttgctatcaatgaagaTGGGGGCTGGAGAGACCCTTCCCAACTACGCCAGTCGGTACTGGGAGTTGTACAACGAGATTGGCGGGGGTAATGAAAAGATCGCGGCAAGCACCTTTCGGATGGGCCTACCCGAAGAATTCGGGCTGAGAGAATCGTTGACCTTAAAGCCTCCCGAGGATATGAGGCAGTTGATGAGGCGTATCGAAGAGTACAAGCGCTTAGAAGATGATTGGCTGCAGTCTAAAGGGAAGGAGCCGATAATTAGTTATCCTCGGAACAACGGCTTCAACCCTAGACACAGGAAGGATTTGAGAATTCAAGAGCTCGGCCCAGCGGTTGGGGGAGTCAACGTGACGTTTAAGGAGCTC TTGGTGAAGGCGGGGCATTTGAAAGAGTTTCTGGTGGAGACAGGGAATCAGGAGACCGGACAGGCTGATCGACTGCGTCGAAACCCTCTCCCACCCCCTTTGGGAGTGATAGAGGTCATCCACGCCGCATCGAGGGCAATTAAAGCACCCACAACAAAAGGGGTGTTGACCGTGGTGTCAGCGAAAGGAAGTGCGAGCGAACAACCCCCGGGTAAGAAGCCGAGGTACAGTAGACAATCCACCGCGTTCGACGACGATGACCTAGAAGGTACTACTCAGCCCCACCACGATGCTTTAATAGTCACGGCCCGAATAAGGGGATTTGTAGTGAAGAGAATAATGATAGATCAAGGGAGTGGCACAAATGTAATGTACCCAGACCTATACAGGGGGCTCGGCCTGAAAAAGGGGGACTTGTCCAAGTATGATACACCTTTAATGGGATTTGACCGGCATATGGTGATTCTAGAAGGGCAGATTTCGCTCCCAGTTATCATGGGAGGCAGGGAGGTAATGGTGACATTCATAGTGGTCGCCTCTTTCTCACCGTACACGGCAATATTCGGAAGGCCATGGATACATGACATGGAGGCTGTGCTGTCCACCTTGCACATAAAAGTCAAGTTCCGAACTGATGAAGGGATTACAGTGATAAGGGGTGATCAGCAAGTGGCCAAACAGTGTTTGGTAGCCATGGCAATCAAACAAACAGAGCAGAAGGAGTCAGCCGAGAAGGCGCCCCTATAG
- the LOC142611398 gene encoding uncharacterized protein LOC142611398, which translates to MEETASAGTVAQEQPAILINKNEKIKKLKVMVAIDDSDGSFYALKWAVDHLFVAIGVAPEMSLEEVGMVVLVHVQQPSQHFTVVPVGPGGAVFYPPSSVVESVRKAQEESSAMLLSRALQLCKDKMVKAETLVLDGDPKDMICHAAEQMHADLLVVGSRGLGKIKRAFLGSVSDYCTHHANCPVLIVRPPKESST; encoded by the exons ATGGAGGAGACTGCAAGTGCAGGGACAGTGGCGCAAGAGCAGCCGGCAATATTgataaacaaaaatgagaagatcaagaagctgaAAGTAATGGTGGCAATCGATGATAGTGATGGAAGCTTCTATGCACTGAAGTGGGCAGTTGATCACTTGTTTGTGGCCATTGGTGTAGCACCTGAAATGAGCCTAGAGGAGGTGGGGATGGTGGTTCTGGTTCATGTTCAGCAGCCCTCCCAGCATTTCACCGTCGTCCCAGTTGGTCCTGGTGGAGCAG TTTTTTATCCGCCAAGTTCGGTAGTGGAATCAGTGAGGAAAGCCCAGGAAGAAAGTTCTGCAATGCTACTTTCTCGTGCATTACAGTTATGCAAAGACAAGATG GTCAAAGCTGAGACCCTAGTTCTTGATGGAGATCCGAAGGACATGATTTGTCATGCAGCGGAGCAAATGCATGCTGATCTCTTGGTAGTGGGTAGCCGTGGCCTTGGCAAGATTAAAAG GGCATTCCTAGGCAGTGTAAGTGATTACTGTACACATCATGCAAATTGTCCCGTCCTAATTGTGAGGCCACCAAAGGAGTCTAGCACATAG
- the LOC142611306 gene encoding rhomboid-like protein 15 isoform X2: MRPNIVTEAGLHTRLGQWWDGIPLLTSAVVVVCGIIYLVCLLVGYDSFFEICFLPSAILSHFQVYRIYTSIFFHGSLLHVLFNMLALVPLGSELERIMGSVRLLYMIILLATTNAIFHLLIALLVGHNPFHPFLYLMNECAIGFSGILFSMIVIETSLNGITSRSVFGLFNVSAQWYAWILLILFQLLASNVSLLGHLCGILSGFAYTYGIFNFLIPGASFYSAIEASSWLSSCVRRPKFILCTGGNSTGYIPTYTTQNTASSGLFSGNTWRNLSSWMPQRESSAQSAEDSHRFPGTGRTLGSNQSQMVSADNSDSNLQARLLDNRNLDRPSDLAATGARQQSDGRWRVADNTSVGVPPSHQGSVATDEEIQKLVAMGFEKTQVEVALAAADGDLNVAVEILMSQQG; the protein is encoded by the exons GCAGGATTGCATACTAGGTTGGGTCAATGGTGGGATGGCATTCCACTACTTACTTCTGCCGTGGTGGTTGTTTGTGGGATCATATACTTGGTCTGTCTCTTGGTTGGATATGACTCCTTTTTTGAAATATGCTTCTTGCCCTCCGCAATTCTATCACATTTCCAAG TTTACAGGATTTATACGTCCATCTTTTTTCATGGTTCACTGCTTCATGTTCTATTCAACATGCTGGCATTGGTTCCTTTGGGTTCTGAATTGGAGAGAATTATGGGATCTGTCCGTTTGTTGTACATGATAATTCTATTGGCTACAACCAATGctatttttcatcttctcattgcACTATTGGTGGGGCATAATCCTTTTCATCCTTTTTTGTATCTCATGAATGAGTGTGCAATAGGCTTTTCAGGGATCTTATTTTCTATGATCGTGATTGAAACAAGTTTGAATGGAATCACATCTAGGAG TGTCTTTGGACTCTTCAATGTGTCTGCTCAATG GTATGCATGGATCTTGTTGATACTGTTCCAGCTTCTTGCATCAAATGTCTCATTGCTTGGACACCTATGTGGCATTTTGTCTGGATTTGCAT ATACATATGGCATATTCAACTTCCTGATACCTGGAGCATCCTTTTATTCTGCCATTGAGGCCTCCTCTTGGCTT TCATCTTGTGTGAGGCGGCCTAAATTTATTTTGTGCACTGGCGGGAATTCCACGGGCTACATCCCTACATATACAACCCAAAATACGGCATCTAG TGGATTATTTTCTGGAAATACTTGGAGAAATTTGTCCTCATGGATGCCTCAAAGGGAATCGTCTGCTCAG TCAGCAGAAGACAGTCATAGATTTCCTGGAACGGGAAGGACACTTGGATCCAACCAAAGTCAAATGGTTTCTGCTGATAATTCTGATTCAAACCTACAGGCTAGACTCTTGGATAATCGTAATCTAGATCGTCCATCAGACTTGGCAGCAACTGGTGCAAGACAACAGTCTGATGGAAG GTGGCGAGTAGCAGATAATACATCAGTTGGCGTCCCTCCAAGCCATCAG GGTTCAGTGGCTACTGATGAAGAAATCCAAAAACTTGTAGCAATGGGTTTTGAAAAG ACACAGGTAGAAGTTGCACTAGCAGCTGCGGATGGGGATCTGAATGTGGCAGTGGAAATTCTTATGAGCCAACAG GGATAG
- the LOC142611306 gene encoding rhomboid-like protein 15 isoform X1, giving the protein MRPNIVTEAGLHTRLGQWWDGIPLLTSAVVVVCGIIYLVCLLVGYDSFFEICFLPSAILSHFQVYRIYTSIFFHGSLLHVLFNMLALVPLGSELERIMGSVRLLYMIILLATTNAIFHLLIALLVGHNPFHPFLYLMNECAIGFSGILFSMIVIETSLNGITSRSVFGLFNVSAQWYAWILLILFQLLASNVSLLGHLCGILSGFAYTYGIFNFLIPGASFYSAIEASSWLSSCVRRPKFILCTGGNSTGYIPTYTTQNTASSGLFSGNTWRNLSSWMPQRESSAQSAEDSHRFPGTGRTLGSNQSQMVSADNSDSNLQARLLDNRNLDRPSDLAATGARQQSDGRWRVADNTSVGVPPSHQGSVATDEEIQKLVAMGFEKTQVEVALAAADGDLNVAVEILMSQQVC; this is encoded by the exons GCAGGATTGCATACTAGGTTGGGTCAATGGTGGGATGGCATTCCACTACTTACTTCTGCCGTGGTGGTTGTTTGTGGGATCATATACTTGGTCTGTCTCTTGGTTGGATATGACTCCTTTTTTGAAATATGCTTCTTGCCCTCCGCAATTCTATCACATTTCCAAG TTTACAGGATTTATACGTCCATCTTTTTTCATGGTTCACTGCTTCATGTTCTATTCAACATGCTGGCATTGGTTCCTTTGGGTTCTGAATTGGAGAGAATTATGGGATCTGTCCGTTTGTTGTACATGATAATTCTATTGGCTACAACCAATGctatttttcatcttctcattgcACTATTGGTGGGGCATAATCCTTTTCATCCTTTTTTGTATCTCATGAATGAGTGTGCAATAGGCTTTTCAGGGATCTTATTTTCTATGATCGTGATTGAAACAAGTTTGAATGGAATCACATCTAGGAG TGTCTTTGGACTCTTCAATGTGTCTGCTCAATG GTATGCATGGATCTTGTTGATACTGTTCCAGCTTCTTGCATCAAATGTCTCATTGCTTGGACACCTATGTGGCATTTTGTCTGGATTTGCAT ATACATATGGCATATTCAACTTCCTGATACCTGGAGCATCCTTTTATTCTGCCATTGAGGCCTCCTCTTGGCTT TCATCTTGTGTGAGGCGGCCTAAATTTATTTTGTGCACTGGCGGGAATTCCACGGGCTACATCCCTACATATACAACCCAAAATACGGCATCTAG TGGATTATTTTCTGGAAATACTTGGAGAAATTTGTCCTCATGGATGCCTCAAAGGGAATCGTCTGCTCAG TCAGCAGAAGACAGTCATAGATTTCCTGGAACGGGAAGGACACTTGGATCCAACCAAAGTCAAATGGTTTCTGCTGATAATTCTGATTCAAACCTACAGGCTAGACTCTTGGATAATCGTAATCTAGATCGTCCATCAGACTTGGCAGCAACTGGTGCAAGACAACAGTCTGATGGAAG GTGGCGAGTAGCAGATAATACATCAGTTGGCGTCCCTCCAAGCCATCAG GGTTCAGTGGCTACTGATGAAGAAATCCAAAAACTTGTAGCAATGGGTTTTGAAAAG ACACAGGTAGAAGTTGCACTAGCAGCTGCGGATGGGGATCTGAATGTGGCAGTGGAAATTCTTATGAGCCAACAGGTTTGTTAG